In Camelus dromedarius isolate mCamDro1 chromosome 3, mCamDro1.pat, whole genome shotgun sequence, one DNA window encodes the following:
- the IRX1 gene encoding iroquois-class homeodomain protein IRX-1 gives MSFPQLGYPQYLSAAGPGAYGGERPGVLAAAAAAAAASSGRPGAAELGAGAGAAAVTSVLGMYAAAGPYAGAPNYSAFLPYAADLSLFSQMGSQYELKDNPGVHPATFAAHTAPAYYPYGQFQYGDPGRPKNATRESTSTLKAWLNEHRKNPYPTKGEKIMLAIITKMTLTQVSTWFANARRRLKKENKVTWGARSKDQEDGALFGSDTEGDQEKAEDDEEIDLESIDIDKIDEHDGDQSNEDDEDKAEEPHAPSAPTALAREPGSPLAAADALKNQDSPLGLSKEVPEPGSTRLLSPGATAGSLQGAPHSKPKIWSLAETATSPDGAPKASPPPPPGHPGAHGPPTGAPLQHPAFLPSHGLYTCHIGKFSNWTNGAFLAQGSLLNVRSFLGVGAPHGPHLSAPPPQPAITVTAGVLHGDKASARSSPSLPERDLVPRPDSPAQQLKSPFQPVRDNSLAPQEGTPRILAGLPSA, from the exons ATGTCCTTCCCGCAGCTGGGCTACCCGCAGTACCTGAGCGCCGCGGGGCCCGGCGCCTACGGCGGCGAGCGCCCGGGAGTGCTggcggcggccgccgccgccgccgccgcctcgtcGGGCCGGCCCGGGGCCGCGGAGctgggcgcgggcgcgggcgcggccGCCGTCACCTCGGTGCTGGGCATGTACGCGGCGGCCGGGCCGTACGCGGGCGCGCCCAACTACAGCGCCTTCCTGCCCTACGCCGCCGACCTCAGCCTCTTCTCGCAGATG GGTTCTCAGTATGAACTCAAGGACAACCCGGGAGTGCACCCCGCCACCTTCGCAGCCCACACGGCCCCAGCGTATTACCCCTACGGCCAGTTCCAGTACGGGGATCCCGGGCGGCCCAAGAACGCCACGCGGGAGAGCACCAGCACGCTCAAGGCCTGGCTCAACGAGCACCGCAAGAACCCCTACCCCACCAAGGGCGAGAAGATCATGCTGGCCATCATCACCAAGATGACCCTCACGCAGGTCTCCACCTGGTTCGCCAACGCGCGCCGGCGCCTCAAGAAGGAGAACAAGGTGACGTGGGGCGCGCGCAGCAAGGACCAGGAGGACGGCGCTCTCTTCGGAAGCGACACCGAGGGGGACCAAGAGAAGGCCGAGGACGACGAGGAGATAGACCTGGAGAGCATCGACATCGACAAGATCGACGAGCACGACGGCGACCAGAGCAACGAGGACGATGAGGACAAGGCCGAGGAGCCTCACGCGCCGTCCGCGCCCACCGCCCTGGCCCGGGAACCGGGCTCGCCGCTGGCGGCCGCCGATGCGCTCAAGAACCAAGACTCGCCCCTGGGCCTGTCCAAGGAGGTCCCGGAGCCCGGCAGCACGCGCCTGCTGAGCCCCGGCGCCACAGCGGGCAGCCTGCAGGGCGCTCCGCACAGCAAGCCCAAGATCTGGTCGCTAGCGGAGACGGCCACCAGCCCCGACGGCGCCCCCAAGgcctcgccgccgccgcccccgggcCATCCAGGCGCGCACGGCCCCCCCACGGGAGCGCCGCTGCAGCACCCCGCCTTCCTGCCCAGCCACGGACTGTACACCTGCCACATCGGCAAGTTCTCCAACTGGACCAACGGCGCGTTCCTCGCGCAGGGCTCGCTGCTCAACGTGCGCTCCTTCCTGGGCGTCGGGGCGCCCCACGGCCCGCATCTGTCCGCGCCGCCACCGCAGCCGGCCATCACCGTCACCGCGGGGGTGCTCCACGGCGACAAGGCCTCAGCCCGCAGCAGCCCCTCGCTCCCAG AGAGAGACCTCGTCCCCAGGCCCGACTCGCCGGCCCAGCAGTTAAAGTCGCCCTTCCAGCCCGTACGGGACAA CTCGCTGGCCCCGCAGGAGGGAACGCCGCGGATCCTAGCAGGCCTCCCGTCAGCCTGA